TTGCACATGAGTTCCGCACACCGCTTACATTGATTCAAGGCTCTCTCGAAAAGGAGAAGCGCATCATGAAGGCCAATCATTGGCAGCCGGAGCTGGAGAAGACCGTGAGAACGATGGATAAGAGTGTGCAGCGTATGTTGCGACTCATCGACCAACTGCTGGAATTCAGAAAGATGCAGGCTGGAAAACTGAAGCTTTCCTTGCAGGAAACGGATGTTGTGATGTTCGTGCAGGGCATCTGCAAGATGTTTGACGATGCAGCTGAATCTAAGCAGATAGATTTTAAGCTTGAGTCTCAGTTGCCAGCCTATCTGATGTATCTTGACCAGCAAAAGATGGACAAGGTGGTGTTCAATCTGCTTTCCAATGCCTTTAAATATACGCCTGTGAAGGGTAGGATAGTGGTTAGCCTTGCTTTCCAAGGGGGAAAACTGACAGTCAGAGTGGCTGATACCGGTGTAGGAATACCGAAGGAGAAGCAAGCCCAGCTGTTCAGCCGTTTCATGCAGAGTAGCTATACGGGCGAGAACTTTGGCATCGGTTTGCATCTTACCCACGAGTTGGTGAAGGTTCACCATGGAGAAATCTCCTTCCATGACAACGAAGGGGGAGGAGCAATCTTTGTGGTGAAGATTCCGTTGGGCAAGGAATGCTATGAGGAATCAGACTTTCTGATAGAGAACAATCCGATATTGGTTGCGCCTGTGGATTCTGTGATAAAGCCGGAGAATGAAAAGAAGGAGCCGCAGAAAGCAGATGCAGATGAGCCTCTCAACCGCAAGACCATCTTACTGGTTGAGGATGATAATGATGTACGCGACTTCCTGGCATCGGAATTGGAAAGTTGTTTTAACCTCAGGGTAGCCACCGATGGACAGATGGGCTTAGCCATGGCGAAGGAAGAAGACTTCGACCTGGTGGTAAGCGATGTGATGATGCCGGGGATGAATGGCTTCGAACTGACTAAGCGACTTAAGAATAAGTTTGAAACCTGCCATATCCCTATCATCCTGTTGACGGCATTGAGTACCGATGACAAGGTGTTGGAGGGGACGGAGTCGGGAGCCGATGCCTATATCACGAAGCCTTTCAGTCCGCAACTGCTGGTTGCTCGCATCTTTCAGTTGCTTGATCAGCGTGAACGACTCAAGCAGAAGTTTTGCAAGGAGGTTCAGGCGGTTCGTTCAGCAATGTGTGCTAACGACCAGGATCTGATGTTTGTGCGCCGTTTGGATGCCGTGATTTATCCACGTCTTGGCGAGCAGGATTTGTCGGTAGATAAGGTGGCTGGCCTGCTGCGCATGGGGCGCACCCTCTTTTATAGAAAGGTGAGAGGTGTGACGGGTTATACGCCAAACGACTACATCCGTGTATTGAGAATGAAGAAGGCTGCAGAATTGTTGGCGAAAGGCGACAATAATGTATCGGAGGTGGCGTATGCTGTGGGATTCGACAACCCTTACTATTTCAGCAAGTGCTTCAAGGTGCAATATGGCATGCCTCCATCTCAGTATATCAAACAAGAACAAGCAAAGGAATAGAAGGATTTTCGATAGAAGAAGTATTTATCAGAATAAGAAATATTAAAAATCAGAATAAGTTATGTTAGAAAGTCATTATTACAAGGATATGATAGAGGCTGGCTGCGATGAGGCAGGCCGTGGATGTTTGGCGGGCAGCGTGTATGCTGCCGCCGTTATTCTTCCCCCTAATTATCAGAATGCCGATTTGAACGATAGTAAGAAACTCACCGACAAGAAGCGCAAGGCGCTCCGCAAGCAGATAGAGCGTGATGCGGTGGCTTGGGCTGTGGGGGTGGTTACTCCCGAAGAAATCGATCAGATCAATATTCTGAATGCCAGTTTTCTGGCGATGCATCGTGCCTTGGACCAGTTGAAGGTGCGCCCGGAGGCAGTCATCGTAGACGGCAACCGCTTCAAGCCTTACCAGGATTTACCTTATACTACTATAGTAAAAGGTGACGGAAAGTATCTGGCGATAGCAGCGGCAAGCATCCTTGCCAAGACCTATCGTGATGACTATATGGATGCCCTTGCCGAGGAATATCCTCAGTACGACTGGAAGAGCAACAAGGGCTATCCTACGAAGAAGCATCGTGCGGCAATCAAGGAGTTTGGCACTACGCCATATCATCGCATGAGCTATAATCTTCTGGGAACAGGAGAACTCTCCTTGGAGTTCAAGGATTGATAGAACGCCTACTGATTAAAACTAAATCCACTAGATAAACTAGGTATTATTGTCTCTTTCCTTTGTTTTCCGTGCTATTTTTTGTTATTTATTGTGTCTTTTTGTTTGTTTATTATGTATTTTTGTACAATCTGACGGATAATTGTACGATTTAGATTTATATATATACAATGAATTTCGTACTTTTGCAGCAACAATTTTTAAACCAAAGAATTAAACAAAATTAAATACAAACATGAACGTTGGTGGCGGAGCGTTTGGATTCTGCTGCTGATCTTCTTAAAAACTAAACCAGGTATGAACAAAAACAAAGTCCTGAAAAGTTCTGTTCTGCCCTTGGCGCTGTGTCTCACGACGATGACTTTCTCACCAATGTTGGTGTCGAAGGCTATTGCTGAGGTTCAGAATGTACAACAGGGAGAACTTGTTAAAGGTACAATTGTCGACGAGACTGGTGAGCCTATTATTGGTGCCACAGTTTTGGTCGTAGGTGGTAGTAGTACGCAAGGTACAGTTGCCGATATGGATGGTAATTTCTCCATAAAGGTGAAGCCTGGCGCAAAGCTGAAGATTTCCTATATTGGATTCGCAGATCAGGTTGTTCCAGCCAAGAATGGTATGAAAGTAACCATGAAGGAGGGTGGAGCTGTCAGCTTGAATGCAGTAGAGGTGGTGGCTTATGGTGTGCAGAAGAAGGTAACTATGACGGGTGCCATCTCCAGCGTGAAGAGTGAGGATTTGGTCCGCACTTCCGTAGGTTCTGTCAATAACGTGCTCGGTGGTCAGCTTTCGGGTGTGACAACCGTACAGTATTCTGGTGAGCCAGGTAGCGATGCCGCAGAGATTTTCGTTCGTGGTAAGGCTACTTGGGGCGATTCGCAGCCTCTTATCCAGGTGGATGGTGTGGAGCGAACCATGGCAGATATTGACCCAAATGAAATCGAGAGTGTTACCGTTTTGAAGGATGCTTCTGCCACTGCCGTGTTCGGTGTTCGTGGTGCCAATGGTGTTGTCCTTATTACTACCAAGCGTGGTGCTCAGGGCAAGGCCAAGATCAACGTCTCAACATCCTGGACCGCTCTTGCTCCTACCAAGATGGTGGAGCAGGCTAGTTCTTACGAGTATGCCAACTTCTATAATCAGATGTCTCTGAATGATTATTGGATGCGTGCAAACAAAAGTGTGGCAATTGGTAAATATCCAAGTTTGGATGCATATACTGCTGAGCACACTTTCTCTAACAGTTTCTCTGATGGCATCATTCAGAAGTTTGCCACTGGCTCAGACCCTATCCGTTTCCCAAGTACCAAGTGGGCTGATTACATCATGAAAGATGTAACTCTTCAGCAGCAGCACAACTTGAATATCTCGGGTGGAACTGATCGTGTGAAGTACTTTATCTCTGCAGGTTATTACTCTCAGGATGGTCTTTTCAAAGAGTTTGGTGCAGGATACAACTATGGTTATCAGTATCATCGTTTCAACTACCGTTCTAACCTCGACCTCAAGGCAACCAAAACTACAACCTTGTCGTTCAATGTGGCAGGTAACGTGAGCAATGCTGATAAGCCTTATACGGGTTCAGGTGCTGCCGGATTGATTAAGCAGATTTATTATGCAACCCCATTCTCCAGTCCTGGTATCGTGGATGGTAAGATGGTTTATTGTACCGCCGACTATGATGATCAGAAGTTGCCGTTCGTAGGTAATGCAGGTATGGGTTACTATGGCAATGGATTCATGCAGACCAATATCAATAAGATTCAGATGGACCTCGTTCTCGACCAGAAACTTGACTTCATAACCAAGGGATTGAGTTTCAAGGCAAAGGGATCTTATAACTCTGCCTATACCATTAATAAGCAGGGTAAGAGCGTCGTGGCTTCATTCAATCCGCTCATACAGTATGAGAAAGACGATCAGGGTCAATTCATCTTGGATGCAGAAGGTAACAAGAAAATAATCTTAAATGCTGATGGTACACCATATATTGTATATCGTCAGAATGGCAATGATACAGATCCTTCTTATTCTGCATCTCAGGATAAGGCACGTGACTGGTACTTGGAGGGCAGCTTCAACTATTCTCGTGTATTCGATAAGCATACCGTTAATGCACTGCTCCTTTACAACCAGTCGAAGCAGTATTACTATTCTAAAAGTTCTTATCCAGATGTACCTCGTTCTTACGTAGGCCTTGTGGGTCGTGTTACTTACGACTATGCCAGCCGATATATGGCAGAGTTCAACATGGGTTACAACGGCTCGGAGAACTTTGCGCCAGGCAGACGCTTCGGTGTCTTCCCAGCAGGTTCTGTGGGATGGATTCTCAGCGAGGAGAAGTTCTGGAAGCCAATTTCCAAGGTGGCATCTTTCTTCAAGATCCGTGCATCTTGGGGTCTCGTTGGTAACGATAAGACCAAGGATGCTATCCGATTCATGTATCTCGCCGATCCATATATTACGGGCAGCTATGGCTTGACTAACAATATGAGCAACTGGGCAGATTCCTATGGTTATCTCTTCGGTAACGCACAGTCGGGTACCGTTCAGGGAACCTCTTCTATAGCTGGTGCATACGAGTCTATCAAGAACAACCCTGATATTGGTTGGGAGAAGGCGTTCAAGCAGGATTATGGTTTCGACCTGTATTTCTTCGGCGACCGCTTTAAGACAACTTTCGATTATTATCGTGAGCATCGTACCGATATCCTTGTTCGTGATGAAACTGTTCCTTCAACCATCGGTTTCACCATGCCTTATACCAATGCAGGTGAAACGAAGTCATGGGGTTGGGAGCTTTCGCTCGGTTACAATGATAAGATAGGTAAGGACTTCCGCTTCTGGGGCAAACTGAATCTTTCTTACAACCAGAATGAAATCGTAGAGATGAAGGAGGAGCCTAAGAAGAATGAATATATGATGGCGAGGGGTCATCGTATCGGTGCCCGTTCTATGTATAAGTTCTGGAAGTATTACGAGGGCGAACAGACCAAGGTAGAGTATGAGAAGACATTCGGGCAGCCATTCCCAGCGCAGTTGAAGGATTACCTTATGCCTGGAGATTGTGTATATATCGATCTTGATGGCGATGGTAAGATAAATCCTAATGATAAGACTCGTGACAATGGTTATACGGATGATCCTGAGTACATGGCAGGTTTGACACTTGGTTTTAACTACAAGCGTCTGACCTTCAACATGCAGCTCACGGGTGCATGGAATGTAAGCCGTTATATCACCGATGTGTTCCGTCAGCCATTCTACTGTTCTTCCAATACAACCCAGGGTGGACTTCTTTCATACCATGTTAACAACACATGGACACCAGGAAGCTATGAGTCGCAGAATGCACTATATCCACGTGCCACTTGGGATAATGCCGAGCAGAATTATACAGAATCTGACCTTTGGGAGAAGGATGCCAAGTATCTTCGTCTGAAGACAGTCTCTTTGTCATACGATTTCATAAATCCAGCTTTCAAGAAGATTGGTATGCACAAGTGCGAGGTAACCCTTTCGGGCTATAACCTCCTTACCTTTACTCCTTATAAGTGGGGTGACCCGGAGACCAGAGCTTCTAATGCTCCATCTTACCCATTGCAGCGCACCTACACCATTAGTTTGAATGTAGGCTTCTAATCAAATGGTAATGTAAATAAATGAACTAAGAAACAATGAAACATAATATACTATTACATAGTGCAGTAGCAATGCTCATGGCAGGTGCAGCGTTTACCGCTTGTACTGATACCATTGCCGTGGGTGATGCCTCTCTTGATAAGGCTACCAGTTCTACTGCCACTATCGACTCTGTATTCCAGAATGCAGAATATACACGTGAGTTTCTTGTAGGTATCTACTCCAAGCAGTATTATGGCTTACCTTATTATAATGGTGGAACCAATATGCCTCATGCGGGTAACCCATATACTGGTAAGTTTGATGCACTCACCGATTGCTGGCATGATTTCTTTAATGGACCTGCCGTTTATACAAAGTACTATACAGGTTCTCTGACTGCCAATGTTGACCGTTCGGATGGTTTGGATGGTCCGCTTTATTCATACGACAAGGAATATCAGTGGAAGTCGATTCGTGCTGCCCAGATTTTCCTGGCTAATGTAGATCGTGCTCCTGAGGCTGATATGCCTCAGGAAGAGAAGAATCGCTTGAAGGCTGAAGCCCGTTGTCTGATGGTTGATGCCTTTTTCAATACCTTCCAGCATTTTGGTGGCATTCCTATCATGGATCATCCTTTGGAAACTAGTGAGGTGAGCGGACAATTCCCTCGTAAGACGGTAGAGGAGTGTGTGAATTGGATGGTAGATGAACTTGACCAGGCTATTGCCGAGAGTGCTTTGCCATGGCAAGCCACGGCTACAATGAACGGTCGTTGGACCAAGGCCGGTGCGATGGCTTTGAAGTGCAAGGTCTTGCAGTTTGCTGCCTCTCCTTTGCTGAATCCAGAAGATGGAAAGTCGTATTATGATGGTGCTTCTGATGAGGTGAAGCCATACATCATGTACACTGATGCTTCTAAGTATCAGGAACGTTGGGATGCCTTTGCCAAGGCTTGCGATGATTTCTACAACAAGTTGCAGCAGGAAGGCAAGTATCAGCTGGAGGAAGCTAATATCCCTGCCAAGGTTACTAAGGCAGACGAGAAGGTAGCTTATTATCGACTGGCTTATCGTCGTGGTTATTATCTCAATGCTTCTACAGAGGTATTGCACTCAGTGCGTGTACAAGGTAATGATATGACGGGTGCAGGCCGTTATTGCTGGCACTCTTGGTATTCTAAGACTGTGCCACGTAATGCTTATTGCCCTACACAGGAGTATGTGGAGAAGTTCTCTTGGAACGATGGCGAGCCATTCAACTGGGATAATGCTGCTAAGAAGACCTATAAGAGCCAGGCTACTGAGCCAGACTCTACCATGGTATATCATAAGGATGGAAGCTTTACCGTGAATGTGACGAACTTCGTAACCAATAAATATACAGGTGCGATTTCCCGCAACAAGAAGTCTCTGCATACCATGTTCGTGGATGGTACTGTACCTGCTGGTAGCCGACAAGTTACTACAACGCTTACCCGTGATCCACGCTTGTATGAAGAGTGCATCGTGAATGGTCAGAACATGAACCTCGACTGGACAACAGCTTCCATGACAGGTTATCCTTGGGAACTTTGGTATGGTGGTAATGATGGTGGTACTGGTGTCTTGACCCAGCAGAATACCATGTTTGGTTCTGGTTACGGATTCAACAAGTATTATCTGGGAGCAGGTGGTTATCCTACAGACGATTCCGGTGATTCCTATCGTTTCCCAACCCAGTGGGTTGCCTTGTCATTGCCTGAGTTCTACCTGCAGTATGCTGAGGCTCTCGTGAAGCGCAGCAATAAGAATGTGGCTAAGGCTGTAGAGATGGTGGATAAGGTTCGCTCTCGTGTAGGTCTTCCTTCGATGGCTAAGGTATGGACAAATTCTACATTCCGAAAGGCAAAGGACTACACTGCAACTACTGCTGAGGCTGCCCTGAATACAACTGTAACTCTGGGCAATGGTGCAACTTCTAATGAGTTTATGGAGGAACTTCTCGATGAGCGTGTGCGTGAGTTGGGTCTTACCAATGCCCGCTGGTTCGATATGGTTCGCCTGAAGCGTACCGATTGGATGACCAAGCAGCTCCATGGCTTGATGCAGTATCGCCTGATTCAGACTAGTGATGGTTTCCAGAGCCGTAATGCAGCCTGGGTAGGAGCAGACCGTGAGAATGACCCTTCATCAACACAGCCTCAGTTCTTCTTGAGTTGCGTCAAGACAATTACTGCCAACAGCCGTTACCTTTGGAATAAAGATCCTAAGAGTAATGAGGTGAAAAAATGGCTGCTTGACCCACTTCCACAGGCAGAAATTAATAAGAATTATGGTCTTGTTCAGAATCCTGGTTGGGAGTAATGAACTCTTTGGGACTAACAAACTAAAATGAATTTGTATATGAAAACAAAGAATATATATATGTTGTCATTGCTTGCAGGCATGAGCCTGCCTGCAATGGCGCAGCAGGACATCGTGGACTCTGTGGCATATAAAGACCAGACTGTTGATGTGGGTGCCAATCATACCTTCACCCGTGAGCAGTCAACTTCTGCTGTCAGCGTCATCACCAGCAAGGATGTCAACAAGCGTGGCGCACGCAACATTGGTAACAATATCTTGGGTTCAGGTTCTGGTCTTGTAGGCCTTGATGGCGCAGGCTTGTTTCATGCCCAGAATCCTACTTTCTATATCCGTGGCGTTCAGTCATCAAGTGGCAGCACTCCTCTTTTCATTGTAGATGGAGTGGAGCGTGCCATTGAGAATGTAGTAGCTGAGGATGTGGAGAGCGTATCTATCCTGAAGGATGCAGCCGCTACTGCTCTCTATGGTTACAAGGGTGCCAATGGCGTAGTTCTGATTACT
The Segatella copri DNA segment above includes these coding regions:
- a CDS encoding ribonuclease HII, giving the protein MLESHYYKDMIEAGCDEAGRGCLAGSVYAAAVILPPNYQNADLNDSKKLTDKKRKALRKQIERDAVAWAVGVVTPEEIDQINILNASFLAMHRALDQLKVRPEAVIVDGNRFKPYQDLPYTTIVKGDGKYLAIAAASILAKTYRDDYMDALAEEYPQYDWKSNKGYPTKKHRAAIKEFGTTPYHRMSYNLLGTGELSLEFKD
- a CDS encoding RagB/SusD family nutrient uptake outer membrane protein, whose protein sequence is MKHNILLHSAVAMLMAGAAFTACTDTIAVGDASLDKATSSTATIDSVFQNAEYTREFLVGIYSKQYYGLPYYNGGTNMPHAGNPYTGKFDALTDCWHDFFNGPAVYTKYYTGSLTANVDRSDGLDGPLYSYDKEYQWKSIRAAQIFLANVDRAPEADMPQEEKNRLKAEARCLMVDAFFNTFQHFGGIPIMDHPLETSEVSGQFPRKTVEECVNWMVDELDQAIAESALPWQATATMNGRWTKAGAMALKCKVLQFAASPLLNPEDGKSYYDGASDEVKPYIMYTDASKYQERWDAFAKACDDFYNKLQQEGKYQLEEANIPAKVTKADEKVAYYRLAYRRGYYLNASTEVLHSVRVQGNDMTGAGRYCWHSWYSKTVPRNAYCPTQEYVEKFSWNDGEPFNWDNAAKKTYKSQATEPDSTMVYHKDGSFTVNVTNFVTNKYTGAISRNKKSLHTMFVDGTVPAGSRQVTTTLTRDPRLYEECIVNGQNMNLDWTTASMTGYPWELWYGGNDGGTGVLTQQNTMFGSGYGFNKYYLGAGGYPTDDSGDSYRFPTQWVALSLPEFYLQYAEALVKRSNKNVAKAVEMVDKVRSRVGLPSMAKVWTNSTFRKAKDYTATTAEAALNTTVTLGNGATSNEFMEELLDERVRELGLTNARWFDMVRLKRTDWMTKQLHGLMQYRLIQTSDGFQSRNAAWVGADRENDPSSTQPQFFLSCVKTITANSRYLWNKDPKSNEVKKWLLDPLPQAEINKNYGLVQNPGWE
- a CDS encoding SusC/RagA family TonB-linked outer membrane protein; amino-acid sequence: MNKNKVLKSSVLPLALCLTTMTFSPMLVSKAIAEVQNVQQGELVKGTIVDETGEPIIGATVLVVGGSSTQGTVADMDGNFSIKVKPGAKLKISYIGFADQVVPAKNGMKVTMKEGGAVSLNAVEVVAYGVQKKVTMTGAISSVKSEDLVRTSVGSVNNVLGGQLSGVTTVQYSGEPGSDAAEIFVRGKATWGDSQPLIQVDGVERTMADIDPNEIESVTVLKDASATAVFGVRGANGVVLITTKRGAQGKAKINVSTSWTALAPTKMVEQASSYEYANFYNQMSLNDYWMRANKSVAIGKYPSLDAYTAEHTFSNSFSDGIIQKFATGSDPIRFPSTKWADYIMKDVTLQQQHNLNISGGTDRVKYFISAGYYSQDGLFKEFGAGYNYGYQYHRFNYRSNLDLKATKTTTLSFNVAGNVSNADKPYTGSGAAGLIKQIYYATPFSSPGIVDGKMVYCTADYDDQKLPFVGNAGMGYYGNGFMQTNINKIQMDLVLDQKLDFITKGLSFKAKGSYNSAYTINKQGKSVVASFNPLIQYEKDDQGQFILDAEGNKKIILNADGTPYIVYRQNGNDTDPSYSASQDKARDWYLEGSFNYSRVFDKHTVNALLLYNQSKQYYYSKSSYPDVPRSYVGLVGRVTYDYASRYMAEFNMGYNGSENFAPGRRFGVFPAGSVGWILSEEKFWKPISKVASFFKIRASWGLVGNDKTKDAIRFMYLADPYITGSYGLTNNMSNWADSYGYLFGNAQSGTVQGTSSIAGAYESIKNNPDIGWEKAFKQDYGFDLYFFGDRFKTTFDYYREHRTDILVRDETVPSTIGFTMPYTNAGETKSWGWELSLGYNDKIGKDFRFWGKLNLSYNQNEIVEMKEEPKKNEYMMARGHRIGARSMYKFWKYYEGEQTKVEYEKTFGQPFPAQLKDYLMPGDCVYIDLDGDGKINPNDKTRDNGYTDDPEYMAGLTLGFNYKRLTFNMQLTGAWNVSRYITDVFRQPFYCSSNTTQGGLLSYHVNNTWTPGSYESQNALYPRATWDNAEQNYTESDLWEKDAKYLRLKTVSLSYDFINPAFKKIGMHKCEVTLSGYNLLTFTPYKWGDPETRASNAPSYPLQRTYTISLNVGF